The genomic region GTCTGGTGTTACTGTTGCACAAACAACTAGGTCAATCTCTTCGGGCTTTGTATTTGTTTTTTCGAGAAGTTGTTTTACTGCCGCTGCACCTAAATGACTTGAGCCTACGCCCGGTTCTTTTAAAATGCGTCTTTCTTTAATTCCAATACGTGTCATTATCCACTCATCTGAAGTGTCCACCATTTGGCTTAATTCTTCATTTGTGAGTATATAATCAGGAACCACACCAGCTATACCCGTTATTGCAGCTCGAATTTTGCTCATAGTCATTGTAGGATTAATTTGTTATTAATTTTTTTCAATAACTTGTTTACCTTTATAAAAGCCACATTCTGGGCATACATGGTGATAAAGCACTGGTGTACCGCAATTTGAACATGTTACGAATGTTTGTGCTTCAACTTTGAAATTAGCTCTTCTACTGCGAGTTCTGGTCTTTGACCAACGATACTTTAAATTTGCCATAGCAATTTGTTTTAATCATTCAATTTTTAAAATTCGCTTTCGTCCGACAACATATAGTTTCCTAATTTGTCGATCATTTCAGGATTGCATTGTCCTTCGAGATGCACATTCCGCATTGGAATTGAAAGAAGAATTAGCTCTCGTATCCAATCTAAAACAGATATTTCGTAGTCTTGACGACTTACAAAGAAAATATCGTCATTATCTGAATGTTTTTGTTCTGATTCTTTTACAATAATTTTTCTATTGGTATCTATTTTTACAAAAAGCTTATCAAGGCATCTATCACATGGAACTCCAACATTTCCTTTACATTCAAAATTTAATTCCAAAAAGTTGTTAGATTTAATCAATAAGCAATTAACAAAAACTTTTGCATCAATTATTTCAGGATAACTGCAATCTTCAAAGAACGACCCATCTATTTCCCAGTTAAAAACATGCTCTCCTGTTGATAATCCAGAGAAATTTATGATATATGTATTTGGCGTTTTCACGAACCTTTTTTATCGGGGGGGCAAAGGTACGTATTTTTTATTGATTAAAAAACCTTTTTTCTTTTTAAAATATAGATTTTGCAAAATTATTTACAAAGGATCCACATCAATAATAAATCTTATTCCTTTAGAAATTTCATTGTCATTAAGGTTTTTTATCTCTTTTTGAATATTATTCTTCAAATTTGGCAACTCTTTATTTTTTAAAAGTTTCAGTAAAATATCACGAATGTAAAAATTACGAATGCGAGGCACAATAGGGTATTCGGGTCCTAAAATTTGATAATTTGGAAAGTGTTTTTTTAATTTTTCTTTCAATATTTTCGAAACTTCTTCACATTTTGATTTTTCTTTGTGCAAAACAGAAATTTTTATTAACCTGACAAAAGGCGGATATCTGAAGCTGTGTCTTGATTTTAATTCTTTTTCTATAAATCCAACGTAATCAGCATTTGCAACAAATTGAACTATAGGATTTTCTTTATTATAAACTTGAATAAATGTTTTCCCCTCATTATCTCGTCTGCCAGCTCTGCCAGCTACTTGCATCAT from Bacteroidales bacterium harbors:
- the rpmF gene encoding 50S ribosomal protein L32, encoding MANLKYRWSKTRTRSRRANFKVEAQTFVTCSNCGTPVLYHHVCPECGFYKGKQVIEKN
- a CDS encoding DUF177 domain-containing protein is translated as MKTPNTYIINFSGLSTGEHVFNWEIDGSFFEDCSYPEIIDAKVFVNCLLIKSNNFLELNFECKGNVGVPCDRCLDKLFVKIDTNRKIIVKESEQKHSDNDDIFFVSRQDYEISVLDWIRELILLSIPMRNVHLEGQCNPEMIDKLGNYMLSDESEF